A window of the Terriglobia bacterium genome harbors these coding sequences:
- a CDS encoding methylated-DNA--[protein]-cysteine S-methyltransferase, producing MRCDAVLKRLDVFRTGELKRAEQAEVLAHLSQCPECTRELAGIGELAADLGWLQVRAPSGILAHVQERAGERYSSVETDLGRLWVGFNAHGVTMVDLGGSDSSSFEDLYRKRLGGRPLRGELPESYARAVKSAATGNPPPTVRVDLSRLSAFEQTVLTLLRQIPRGEVRPYSWLAREAGRPRAVRAVGNTMAHNPVPLLLPCHRVVPAAGGIGRYAFGTSLKRALLAREGVPVDELEKYANEGIRYIGCKSTGIFCFPTCRDARRVQVRNRVLLASGANARAAGFRPCRHCRPE from the coding sequence GCAGTATTGAAACGACTGGATGTTTTCCGCACCGGCGAATTGAAGCGGGCCGAGCAGGCAGAGGTTCTCGCGCACCTGTCTCAATGCCCGGAGTGCACCCGCGAGCTGGCCGGAATTGGAGAATTGGCAGCGGATTTGGGCTGGCTGCAGGTCAGGGCTCCGTCCGGCATCCTCGCGCATGTGCAAGAAAGAGCTGGCGAGCGTTACTCCTCGGTAGAAACGGATCTCGGCAGGCTCTGGGTGGGATTTAATGCTCACGGTGTGACGATGGTGGACCTGGGCGGAAGCGACTCCTCATCCTTCGAGGACCTGTACCGGAAGCGATTGGGCGGGCGGCCTCTCCGAGGGGAACTTCCCGAATCCTATGCCCGTGCCGTAAAGTCGGCGGCGACGGGCAACCCTCCTCCGACCGTACGCGTGGATTTGTCCAGACTCTCGGCTTTCGAGCAGACGGTTCTGACGCTCTTGCGGCAGATTCCCCGCGGCGAAGTACGCCCCTACAGCTGGCTGGCGCGTGAGGCCGGCAGGCCCAGAGCGGTTCGGGCGGTCGGGAACACGATGGCGCACAATCCCGTACCGCTTCTCCTGCCTTGTCACCGGGTGGTTCCCGCGGCAGGCGGCATCGGCCGATATGCGTTCGGCACGTCGCTCAAACGAGCCCTGCTTGCGCGCGAAGGGGTGCCGGTGGACGAACTTGAGAAGTATGCAAACGAGGGCATACGTTACATCGGCTGCAAGAGCACCGGCATTTTTTGTTTTCCAACCTGCCGCGACGCGCGCCGCGTGCAGGTCCGGAACCGTGTCTTGCTCGCAAGTGGTGCGAACGCGAGGGCAGCGGGCTTCCGCCCGTGCCGCCATTGCCGTCCCGAGTGA